The following coding sequences lie in one Notolabrus celidotus isolate fNotCel1 chromosome 6, fNotCel1.pri, whole genome shotgun sequence genomic window:
- the fjx1 gene encoding four-jointed box protein 1: MRALSANLFALLLLCALASVFYVWSALESRLDRHKRRLVGSLHQGLPADLSAKTFRVLLAVPAAQRPRLGGRLEAHNLTDQTVSAGSRDYHVNGDNKRSARREGLVKLGSPVEDGIFWNEWLEDLLPAGFTEEYAQAWRERARTHTVVKLEPGCGRISNQLATFADGTKACVRYGINADQVQGETLTYYLASLLGISNLPPLILSQLSGGSEQWETVRARIDGLQWSDGAVVSLTKWVSNLTGVVTPAPLRQESSGLHPVLQELQNKSAAELLELMQWTDLIIFDYLTANFDRLVSNLFSLQWDSRVMERDTNNLLKTPRGDLVFIDNEAGLVHGFRVLNMWEKYHSTVLSSVCVFRKRTTQRVAELHKHRDSRKRLLELYRDSEPLSVELGFLSDEHAAVLQDRIDRLYKHILHCKGKYSQL, from the coding sequence ATGAGGGCTCTTTCAGCAAACTTATTCGCTCTCCTTCTCCTGTGCGCCCTTGCAAGTGTTTTCTACGTCTGGAGCGCGTTAGAGAGCCGTTTGGATCGACACAAGCGGAGGCTCGTAGGGTCCTTACACCAAGGTCTCCCAGCGGACCTCTCCGCCAAAACTTTCCGGGTATTGCTCGCCGTCCCGGCGGCACAAAGACCGCGCTTGGGGGGCAGACTTGAGGCGCACAACCTCACTGATCAAACCGTCTCTGCAGGAAGTCGAGATTACCATGTGAATGGGGATAACAAGAGGTCAGCGAGGCGGGAGGGCCTGGTCAAGTTGGGCTCCCCGGTGGAGGATGGGATATTTTGGAATGAATGGCTTGAGGATCTGCTCCCTGCGGGCTTCACAGAGGAATATGCTCaggcatggagagagagagcgaggacacaCACGGTAGTGAAGCTGGAGCCTGGATGCGGCAGAATATCAAACCAGCTCGCCACTTTTGCGGATGGGACCAAAGCGTGTGTGCGTTACGGGATCAACGCGGATCAGGTGCAAGGAGAAACTTTGACTTATTACCTCGCCAGTTTGCTCGGCATCTCAAACCTGCCTCCTCTCATACTGTCCCAGCTGAGCGGTGGTAGTGAACAATGGGAGACTGTGAGGGCGAGGATAGACGGCTTACAGTGGAGTGATGGAGCCGTGGTTTCTCTCACTAAGTGGGTCTCAAATCTGACGGGGGTGGTCACACCTGCACCGCTCAGGCAGGAGAGCAGCGGGCTACATCCTGTGCTGCAGGAGCTCCAGAACAAGTCGGCGGCGGAGCTGCTGGAGCTGATGCAGTGGACAGACCTGATCATATTCGACTACCTGACTGCGAACTTCGACAGACTGGTCAGCAATCTGTTTAGCCTGCAGTGGGACTCGCGCGTAATGGAGAGGGACACGAACAACCTCCTGAAAACACCACGCGGTGACCTTGTGTTTATAGACAACGAGGCCGGGCTCGTGCACGGCTTTCGGGTGTTGAACATGTGGGAGAAATATCACAGCACGGTTttgagctcagtgtgtgtgttcaggaaaAGGACAACGCAGCGTGTTGCGGAGCTGCACAAGCACAGAGACTCCAGGAAAAGGCTGCTGGAGCTCTACAGAGACAGCGAGCCTTTGTCTGTGGAATTAGGATTTCTCTCAGATGAGCACGCCGCTGTTCTCCAGGACAGAATAGACAGActatacaaacacattttacattgCAAAGGAAAGTACAGCCAGCTGTGA